The following coding sequences lie in one Pseudomonas sp. SL4(2022) genomic window:
- a CDS encoding LegC family aminotransferase, with the protein MFDALVQFVREQYRTLEFIPLHAPVFQGHESGYVQETISSTFVSSVGPFVDRFERDTAAYTGAVRAVATVNGTAALHAALLLAGTERGDLVITQALTFVATCNAIAYCGAEPVFVDVDRYTLGLSPVALQAWLESNARLDDDGTCRDKSSDRRIAACVPMHTFGHPVDLDGLLAVCGRWNLPMVEDAAESLGSLYRGKHTGVFGLLGTLSFNGNKIITTGGGGMILANEELGIRAKHLTTTAKRPHPFEYVHDELGFNYRLPNLNAALGCAQLEQLELFIASKRELATRYADHFADSDFEFFREPEHCRSNYWLNAVICPDRTQRDGLLNASNQAGVMTRPIWQLMCDLPIYAHCRHDGLAQSRWLSERIVNLPSSVLPEHLS; encoded by the coding sequence ATGTTTGATGCCCTAGTGCAGTTCGTGCGTGAGCAATACCGAACCCTGGAGTTCATCCCCTTACATGCTCCGGTTTTCCAAGGGCATGAGTCGGGATACGTTCAGGAAACCATCAGTTCGACTTTTGTTTCCAGTGTTGGTCCTTTCGTCGACCGCTTTGAGCGTGATACCGCTGCATACACCGGTGCAGTAAGGGCGGTAGCCACCGTAAACGGTACGGCCGCGTTGCACGCGGCTCTGCTGTTGGCGGGTACTGAGCGTGGAGACCTGGTAATTACCCAGGCACTGACGTTCGTCGCAACTTGCAATGCAATTGCGTATTGCGGGGCGGAACCGGTATTTGTTGACGTTGACCGATATACTTTGGGCCTGTCTCCGGTTGCCCTGCAGGCTTGGCTTGAGAGTAATGCTCGTCTCGACGACGATGGCACTTGCCGTGATAAATCCAGCGATCGCCGAATTGCTGCCTGCGTTCCCATGCACACATTTGGACACCCTGTTGATCTGGATGGACTGTTGGCTGTCTGTGGTCGCTGGAATCTGCCGATGGTGGAAGACGCAGCCGAAAGTCTTGGGAGCCTCTACCGAGGCAAGCATACCGGTGTCTTTGGACTGTTAGGCACCTTAAGCTTCAACGGCAACAAGATCATCACCACTGGCGGTGGCGGGATGATCCTGGCCAACGAAGAGCTGGGCATACGTGCCAAGCACCTCACCACTACCGCGAAGCGTCCGCATCCGTTCGAGTATGTCCACGATGAGCTGGGCTTCAATTACCGTCTGCCCAATCTCAATGCTGCGCTGGGGTGTGCCCAGCTTGAACAGTTAGAGTTGTTCATAGCCTCCAAGCGAGAGTTGGCTACGCGTTACGCTGATCACTTTGCAGATAGTGACTTCGAGTTCTTCCGTGAACCTGAGCATTGTCGCTCCAACTATTGGCTTAATGCTGTCATTTGTCCGGATCGCACACAGCGTGACGGCCTGCTTAATGCCAGCAACCAAGCAGGGGTCATGACTCGGCCTATCTGGCAACTGATGTGTGACCTGCCGATATATGCGCATTGTCGTCACGATGGTCTTGCCCAATCGCGCTGGCTTTCCGAGCGGATTGTCAACCTGCCGAGCAGTGTATTGCCGGAGCATCTTTCATGA
- a CDS encoding NAD-dependent 4,6-dehydratase LegB, with product MKALVTGADGFIGSHLVELLVREGYSVRALSQYNSFNNWGWLEDIDCLAKIEVVSGDVRDPHFCKYITKDIDLVFHLAALIAIPYSYVAPDSYVDTNVKGTLNICQAAKENGVKQVIHTSTSEVYGTAQYVPIDEKHPLQAQSPYSASKIGADAMAISFFNAFDLPVTIARPFNTYGPRQSARAVIPTIITQIASGQKQIKLGDVSPTRDFNYVADTCRGFLELARSEKAVGETVNIGSNFEISVGDTLNLIKDIMGSDVEFLTDDQRLRPEKSEVFRLWCDNTKINGMTGFKPAYSIREGLEKTIEWMVRPKNLSKYKADIYNV from the coding sequence ATGAAAGCTCTCGTTACTGGCGCTGATGGTTTTATCGGGTCTCACTTGGTCGAACTGCTGGTTCGAGAAGGTTATTCAGTCCGGGCGTTGTCGCAGTACAACTCCTTCAATAACTGGGGATGGCTGGAAGACATCGACTGCTTGGCGAAGATTGAGGTAGTCAGCGGTGATGTGCGCGACCCGCACTTCTGCAAGTACATAACTAAAGACATTGATTTGGTCTTTCACCTCGCTGCGTTGATCGCCATTCCCTATTCCTATGTAGCCCCTGACAGCTATGTGGATACCAACGTCAAGGGCACTCTGAACATTTGTCAGGCGGCCAAGGAAAACGGTGTCAAGCAGGTCATCCATACCTCAACCAGTGAAGTCTACGGTACTGCCCAGTATGTGCCGATCGATGAGAAGCATCCACTTCAGGCGCAATCGCCTTACAGCGCTTCAAAGATCGGTGCAGATGCCATGGCCATCAGCTTCTTCAACGCATTTGACCTGCCTGTGACCATCGCACGGCCGTTCAATACCTATGGACCGCGCCAGTCTGCTCGAGCGGTCATTCCTACTATCATCACGCAGATAGCTAGTGGTCAGAAGCAGATCAAACTAGGCGATGTATCTCCGACACGCGATTTCAATTACGTGGCAGACACCTGTCGTGGCTTCCTCGAACTGGCTCGCAGCGAGAAGGCAGTCGGCGAGACCGTGAACATTGGTTCTAACTTCGAGATATCTGTGGGCGATACGCTTAATCTCATCAAGGACATCATGGGCAGTGATGTAGAGTTTTTGACCGATGATCAACGTCTGCGTCCTGAAAAGTCTGAAGTGTTCCGGCTTTGGTGTGACAACACAAAGATAAATGGCATGACGGGTTTCAAGCCTGCATACAGCATCCGTGAGGGGTTGGAGAAAACCATCGAGTGGATGGTTCGCCCTAAAAACCTGAGCAAGTACAAGGCTGACATCTACAACGTCTGA
- the hisH gene encoding imidazole glycerol phosphate synthase subunit HisH produces MRLGIVDYGMCNILNVARAFEFCGAAPEVLSSPQQILEMDAVVLPGVGAFNGAMIELHRRGFVEALQASVANGRPLLGICLGMQLLLDRSEEFVVSDGLGFISGSVQRIPSQVEKSFKVPHTGWGELQVRPAGNVGLNLEGSFYFVHSYMAVLEDDSNCLASCQYGEIDIVSVVRSANVTGFQFHPEKSGVSGLDLIKSYMESI; encoded by the coding sequence ATGAGGCTTGGTATTGTTGATTATGGCATGTGTAACATTCTCAATGTTGCTCGTGCGTTTGAGTTTTGTGGTGCTGCACCTGAAGTTTTGAGCTCTCCGCAACAGATTTTAGAGATGGATGCTGTTGTGCTTCCTGGGGTGGGTGCCTTTAATGGGGCAATGATTGAATTGCATCGGCGTGGGTTCGTTGAGGCGTTGCAGGCTTCAGTGGCTAACGGTCGCCCTCTGCTAGGAATATGTTTAGGTATGCAACTGCTGTTGGACAGAAGTGAGGAGTTTGTTGTTAGTGATGGACTTGGTTTCATCTCTGGAAGTGTCCAGCGTATTCCAAGTCAAGTAGAAAAGTCCTTCAAGGTTCCCCATACTGGTTGGGGCGAGTTGCAGGTGCGTCCCGCTGGTAATGTTGGATTGAATTTGGAAGGCAGTTTTTATTTTGTTCATTCCTACATGGCTGTGTTGGAAGATGATTCAAATTGTCTTGCATCATGTCAGTATGGTGAGATTGATATAGTGTCTGTGGTTAGAAGCGCTAATGTTACTGGATTTCAGTTTCACCCTGAAAAAAGTGGTGTGTCTGGGTTGGATTTAATAAAGTCATATATGGAAAGCATATGA
- a CDS encoding N-acetyl sugar amidotransferase, whose protein sequence is MMVVEKKDVQCLYGLPSEIKFCVKCTVSNQRPRITFNKEGVCSACQFAEFKRTKIDWSARENELKELCDKHRKGNGEYDVIVPCSGGKDGSFVAHVLKYKYGMNPLTVTWAPLLATDIGRNNLDSFIRVGGFDNVLGTPNGVVTRKLTRLSFQYLGDPFQPFIYGQTNYPMHAAIRHNVSLIMYGENGEVEYGGDMKNAFRPTRDIQDHDKHYFSGMPPSFWLNHGVSEADLKPFMAPRYEDILANKTEIHFLGYYHFWDPQENFYYCQEHTGFTANAERSEGTYSKYASLDDRLDGYHYYLGFVKFGIGRATSDTAHEIRDSKISREEGVALVRRFDGEFPQKYYSDFLSYCGITDQEFHAVVDSWRSDHIWSLTDEGWVLRSPIWNEEI, encoded by the coding sequence ATGATGGTTGTTGAGAAGAAAGATGTTCAGTGTCTATATGGTCTGCCTAGCGAGATAAAATTTTGTGTGAAGTGCACTGTTTCTAATCAGCGGCCACGCATAACTTTTAATAAGGAAGGTGTGTGCTCTGCGTGTCAGTTTGCTGAGTTCAAGCGCACTAAGATTGATTGGAGTGCAAGAGAGAATGAGCTTAAAGAGTTGTGCGATAAGCACAGGAAGGGAAATGGTGAGTATGACGTTATCGTCCCGTGTAGTGGGGGTAAAGACGGTAGCTTTGTAGCGCATGTTCTAAAATACAAATACGGTATGAATCCCCTGACAGTAACATGGGCTCCTCTTCTTGCAACTGATATTGGTCGTAATAATCTTGATAGTTTTATCAGGGTTGGGGGGTTTGACAATGTTTTGGGTACGCCTAATGGCGTTGTAACTCGCAAGTTGACACGATTGTCCTTCCAGTATCTAGGTGATCCATTTCAACCATTTATCTATGGGCAGACTAACTACCCTATGCATGCTGCTATTAGGCATAACGTATCTCTGATTATGTACGGGGAGAATGGGGAGGTAGAGTATGGTGGAGATATGAAAAATGCTTTCCGCCCAACGCGTGATATTCAGGATCATGATAAACACTATTTTTCGGGTATGCCGCCATCTTTTTGGCTGAATCATGGAGTTTCTGAAGCGGATTTAAAGCCTTTTATGGCTCCTCGCTATGAAGATATTTTGGCCAACAAGACAGAAATACATTTTCTTGGATACTATCATTTTTGGGATCCGCAGGAGAATTTTTATTACTGTCAAGAGCATACTGGTTTTACCGCTAATGCGGAGCGCTCAGAAGGTACTTATTCCAAATATGCAAGCCTTGATGACCGCCTGGATGGGTATCACTATTATTTGGGTTTTGTAAAATTCGGTATCGGGCGTGCAACTTCTGATACGGCGCATGAGATACGTGACTCTAAAATTTCTCGGGAAGAGGGTGTTGCGCTGGTGCGTCGCTTTGATGGTGAATTTCCGCAAAAATATTACTCGGATTTTCTTTCTTATTGTGGAATTACTGATCAAGAATTTCATGCAGTAGTTGATAGTTGGCGCTCTGATCACATATGGAGTCTTACAGATGAAGGATGGGTATTGCGGAGCCCGATCTGGAACGAGGAAATTTAA
- a CDS encoding DegT/DnrJ/EryC1/StrS family aminotransferase, translating to MIEFIDLKAQQALIKEKIDAGIQRVLGHGQYILGPEVSELEEKLAAFVGAKYCISVANGTDALQIAQMALGIGPGDEVITPGFTYIATAETVALLGAKPVYVDVDPRTYNLDPALLEAAITPRTKAIIPVSLYGQCADFDVINAIAERHGIPVIEDAAQSFGATYKGKRSCNLTTIACTSFFPSKPLGCYGDGGAIFTNDEELAKVLRQIARHGQDRRYHHIRVGVNSRLDTLQAAILLPKLEIFPRELELREQVAQRYSHLLGEAGIAAPFIEDYNRSAWAQYTVQVEVRDQVQEHLKAAGVPTAVHYPIPLNRQPAVKDDGASLQVGDAIAHKVMSLPMHPYLIPEQQAHVAHKLRVVYFDIRKAI from the coding sequence GTGATCGAGTTTATCGACCTCAAGGCTCAGCAGGCGCTGATAAAGGAAAAAATCGACGCTGGCATCCAGCGCGTGCTGGGGCACGGTCAATACATCCTCGGCCCGGAAGTCAGCGAGTTGGAAGAAAAGCTCGCGGCCTTTGTCGGTGCGAAATACTGCATCAGCGTAGCTAATGGCACTGATGCCCTGCAGATTGCTCAGATGGCGCTCGGCATCGGGCCCGGCGACGAGGTCATCACACCGGGCTTCACCTATATTGCCACCGCAGAGACCGTCGCTTTGCTCGGTGCCAAGCCGGTGTACGTGGATGTGGATCCGCGTACTTACAACCTCGATCCGGCGTTGCTCGAAGCCGCCATCACTCCGCGTACAAAGGCTATCATCCCGGTCTCGCTGTATGGCCAGTGCGCTGATTTCGATGTCATCAACGCCATTGCCGAGCGACACGGCATCCCGGTCATCGAGGACGCCGCGCAGAGCTTCGGTGCCACCTACAAGGGCAAGCGTTCGTGCAACCTGACAACCATCGCCTGCACCAGTTTCTTCCCCAGCAAGCCGTTGGGTTGTTATGGCGATGGCGGCGCGATCTTCACCAACGATGAAGAATTGGCCAAGGTTCTGCGCCAGATCGCCCGGCACGGGCAGGACCGCCGTTACCACCACATCCGTGTTGGCGTTAACAGTCGCCTAGATACACTGCAGGCCGCCATCCTGCTGCCCAAGCTGGAAATTTTCCCGCGCGAGCTGGAGCTGCGTGAGCAGGTTGCGCAGCGTTACTCGCATTTGCTGGGTGAGGCCGGCATCGCAGCACCCTTCATCGAAGACTACAACCGCAGCGCCTGGGCTCAATACACGGTGCAGGTCGAAGTGCGTGATCAGGTGCAGGAGCACCTCAAGGCCGCAGGCGTACCCACGGCCGTGCATTATCCCATTCCTCTCAACCGTCAGCCGGCGGTGAAGGATGACGGGGCAAGTCTGCAGGTAGGCGATGCGATTGCGCATAAGGTCATGAGTCTGCCGATGCACCCATATTTGATACCGGAACAGCAAGCTCATGTCGCTCATAAACTCAGAGTTGTCTATTTTGATATCCGGAAAGCGATTTAA
- the wbpD gene encoding UDP-2-acetamido-3-amino-2,3-dideoxy-D-glucuronate N-acetyltransferase gives MSHYQHPSAIVDDGAQIGEGSRVWHFVHVCGGARIGQGVSLGQNVFVGNKVVIGDNCKIQNNVSVYDGVTLEEGVFCGPSMVFTNVYNPRSLIERKSEYRDTFVKKGATLGANCTIVCGVSIGEFAFVGAGAVINNDVPAYALMVGVPARQIGWMSEFGEQLELPLKGDGSAPCIHTGACYVLRGNVLSKEEVA, from the coding sequence ATGAGCCATTACCAGCATCCCAGCGCCATCGTCGATGACGGCGCACAAATTGGCGAAGGCTCGCGCGTCTGGCATTTCGTGCATGTCTGTGGCGGTGCACGTATTGGTCAGGGCGTGTCCCTGGGGCAGAACGTCTTCGTCGGCAACAAGGTCGTCATCGGTGACAACTGCAAGATCCAGAATAACGTCTCGGTCTATGACGGCGTCACTCTGGAGGAAGGCGTGTTCTGCGGTCCGAGTATGGTCTTCACCAACGTCTACAACCCGCGCTCGTTGATCGAGCGCAAGAGCGAGTATCGTGACACCTTTGTGAAGAAAGGCGCAACGCTCGGTGCCAATTGCACAATTGTCTGTGGTGTATCCATCGGCGAGTTCGCCTTTGTCGGTGCCGGCGCTGTAATTAACAATGATGTACCTGCTTATGCTCTGATGGTTGGCGTACCGGCGCGGCAGATTGGCTGGATGAGCGAGTTTGGCGAACAACTTGAGCTACCTCTCAAGGGAGACGGTAGTGCGCCTTGTATTCATACCGGTGCGTGTTACGTGCTGCGTGGCAATGTATTGAGCAAGGAGGAAGTGGCGTGA